Proteins encoded by one window of Candidatus Effluviviaceae Genus V sp.:
- a CDS encoding SpoIID/LytB domain-containing protein, with product MPACSERVQHDELHGAPAVRSGALLLWRRVWSVLVPVLIVAVGGCAPLVPGGSGDSDVTEKAPPVERRAPDPELARAWSEAVAAAPLVRVGLVRGAGSVVVSSDGPYRVTVYAGTVTTYENLGRAWRFDAGGRGLRGRSGDDLFDIVAGTVRVVPTGDGFLSVDGTAYRGEVEIFLDLTGRLSVVNIIDLESYLRGVVPLEIGPRPMDELEAVKAQAIAARTYALASGGKRAGGDYDMHATVADQVYGGVAAEHETSDRAVLETSGLAVTYGGEPVIAYFHANCGGRTEARHEVWEMEEVPYLASILDTPGGLDDLDRAYCREGSGFRWTVEWTGGDVERLVHQGLPEVASTPVTEPPRSVRDLRVTDRTPSGRVRWLEVETDAGTWRVYGDRCRWLLRREGDRILRSAWFDLDVDRRGGRVTRLVASGRGYGHGVGMCQHGALERARQGFSYVDILAHYYRNTTVTREY from the coding sequence GTGCCCGCGTGCTCAGAGCGCGTTCAGCACGATGAGCTTCACGGGGCGCCGGCCGTCAGGTCAGGCGCCCTTCTTCTTTGGCGCCGAGTCTGGTCGGTCCTCGTGCCCGTCCTGATCGTCGCCGTGGGGGGATGCGCACCCCTCGTTCCGGGCGGTTCGGGGGACAGCGATGTAACGGAGAAGGCGCCCCCCGTAGAGCGTCGCGCGCCCGACCCCGAGCTCGCCCGGGCATGGAGCGAGGCCGTCGCAGCAGCTCCGCTCGTGCGCGTCGGGCTCGTGCGCGGCGCGGGCTCGGTCGTCGTGTCGAGCGACGGTCCGTACCGCGTGACCGTCTACGCCGGTACCGTGACCACGTACGAGAACCTCGGCCGGGCGTGGCGGTTCGATGCCGGGGGCAGGGGGCTGAGAGGGCGAAGCGGCGACGACCTCTTCGACATCGTCGCCGGCACCGTGCGCGTCGTACCGACGGGCGACGGTTTCCTGTCAGTGGACGGCACGGCCTACCGCGGCGAGGTGGAGATCTTCCTCGACCTGACGGGCAGGCTCTCCGTCGTCAATATCATCGATCTGGAGTCCTACCTCAGGGGCGTGGTTCCCCTTGAGATCGGCCCCCGGCCGATGGACGAGCTCGAGGCGGTCAAGGCCCAGGCGATCGCCGCCAGGACGTACGCTCTCGCATCCGGCGGGAAGCGTGCCGGCGGCGACTACGACATGCACGCGACCGTCGCGGACCAGGTCTACGGAGGGGTCGCGGCGGAGCACGAGACGAGCGACCGGGCGGTCCTCGAGACATCCGGACTGGCCGTCACCTACGGAGGCGAGCCGGTCATCGCCTATTTCCACGCGAACTGCGGCGGCAGGACCGAGGCGCGGCACGAGGTCTGGGAGATGGAGGAGGTTCCCTATCTTGCGTCGATCCTCGACACCCCGGGGGGGCTCGACGACCTCGACCGGGCCTATTGCCGGGAGGGCAGCGGGTTCCGGTGGACGGTCGAGTGGACCGGCGGGGACGTCGAACGGCTGGTCCATCAGGGCCTGCCCGAGGTGGCGTCGACCCCGGTCACCGAGCCGCCGCGGTCGGTGCGCGATCTGCGCGTGACCGACCGGACGCCGTCGGGGCGCGTGAGGTGGCTGGAGGTTGAGACCGACGCCGGCACGTGGCGCGTCTACGGCGACAGATGCCGGTGGCTGCTCCGCAGGGAAGGGGACAGGATCCTCCGAAGCGCCTGGTTCGACCTCGACGTCGACCGGCGTGGAGGGCGCGTGACGCGCCTGGTGGCGTCCGGCAGAGGCTACGGTCACGGGGTCGGCATGTGCCAGCACGGGGCCCTGGAGCGTGCCCGTCAGGGGTTCAGCTACGTCGACATTCTGGCCCACTACTACCGGAACACGACGGTCACACGAGAGTACTGA
- a CDS encoding methyltransferase domain-containing protein — MGTRYSGDWGTCMARLAKGDFGTWAEYYSAYQRALAKRFLMPFLRESGVTHEGRRVLDLGCGDGGCTAAFAEDAASCVGVDIDEFPWPQRPNLEFVQGDVLDPELANTLSGRFDLVLIRDVIEHVEDKPTLMEHAIGALDGSGHILITFPPYYSPFGAHQQVELRESSVRYAPYMHAHPGLRHIARTRMTIGAFERLVPGAGAEIVARRLFVSRPSFELRYGIPVVRFPFPWFRGLREVICSGAYYLLAAGR, encoded by the coding sequence ATGGGAACGCGGTACAGTGGTGATTGGGGGACTTGCATGGCCAGGCTCGCCAAGGGTGACTTCGGGACGTGGGCCGAGTACTACTCCGCGTACCAACGGGCGCTGGCGAAGCGGTTCCTCATGCCCTTCCTCCGAGAAAGCGGCGTCACACACGAGGGTCGGCGGGTGCTCGACCTGGGGTGTGGTGACGGGGGCTGCACGGCCGCCTTCGCCGAAGACGCCGCCTCGTGCGTCGGCGTCGACATCGATGAGTTTCCCTGGCCGCAGCGCCCCAACCTCGAGTTCGTTCAGGGCGATGTGCTCGACCCAGAGCTGGCGAACACGCTGTCCGGGCGATTCGATCTGGTCCTTATACGGGACGTGATCGAGCACGTCGAGGACAAGCCGACCCTGATGGAGCATGCCATCGGGGCACTGGACGGCAGTGGACACATCCTCATCACCTTTCCTCCGTACTACTCGCCGTTCGGCGCCCATCAGCAGGTCGAGCTGCGCGAATCCTCGGTCCGGTACGCGCCGTACATGCATGCTCATCCGGGCCTGAGGCATATAGCCCGTACCCGGATGACCATCGGCGCGTTCGAGCGACTGGTGCCGGGTGCCGGAGCGGAGATCGTTGCGCGGCGGCTGTTCGTATCTCGTCCCTCGTTCGAGCTGAGATACGGTATTCCCGTCGTCCGCTTCCCGTTCCCGTGGTTCAGGGGGCTGCGCGAGGTGATCTGCTCAGGCGCCTACTACCTGCTGGCCGCGGGTCGTTGA